A stretch of the Synechococcales cyanobacterium T60_A2020_003 genome encodes the following:
- a CDS encoding ferredoxin, producing MSAVPDSQSPDSLSACVKALGLSQIERHIFICADQTVPKCCDKAESLVAWDYLKKRLKELDLDRPTQEHPTCIFRTKANCLRVCQQGPILLVYPDGVWYRNATPEVIERIIQEHVLGDRIVEEFVFHRHVLSAVVE from the coding sequence ATGAGTGCAGTCCCCGACTCTCAATCGCCCGACTCCCTATCCGCTTGCGTTAAGGCGCTCGGTCTATCCCAGATTGAACGTCATATATTTATTTGTGCCGATCAGACTGTTCCTAAATGTTGCGATAAGGCCGAAAGCCTGGTGGCGTGGGATTACCTTAAAAAACGACTGAAAGAACTTGATCTGGATCGTCCGACTCAAGAGCATCCCACATGTATTTTTCGTACCAAGGCAAACTGTTTACGAGTTTGTCAACAAGGGCCTATTCTCTTGGTTTATCCCGACGGTGTCTGGTATCGTAACGCGACGCCAGAGGTCATTGAGCGCATTATCCAAGAACACGTACTGGGCGATCGCATTGTGGAAGAATTTGTTTTTCATCGCCATGTATTGTCTGCGGTAGTCGAATAG
- a CDS encoding phosphonate ABC transporter ATP-binding protein, with the protein MVQKPPMFEVRQVNQRFGGFPALANLSFQIFEGERVALVGSSGVGKSTLLRLLNGTLYPTEGEVLALGYSLGQLSPRQLRRVQRHIGTIYQQLHLVDTLQVIHNVNAGHLGRWSFLKAMLSLIYPQEVGIALQALERVGIPEKIYTRTDQLSGGQQQRVAIARVLVQNPLVILADEPVSSLDPQRSREVMQLLSDLVKESGKTLVVSLHSVDLALEFCDRVMGLRDGRLQFDAPTAAIAPEMLTDLYRLGESGDNR; encoded by the coding sequence ATGGTGCAGAAACCCCCGATGTTTGAGGTGCGGCAGGTGAACCAGCGGTTCGGAGGGTTCCCAGCGTTGGCGAATCTGTCGTTTCAGATTTTTGAGGGAGAGCGGGTCGCGCTAGTTGGGTCAAGCGGGGTGGGAAAAAGTACGCTGTTGCGGTTGCTAAATGGAACTTTGTATCCAACCGAGGGAGAGGTTCTGGCCTTAGGCTATTCCCTAGGACAACTTTCCCCTCGTCAGTTGCGGCGGGTGCAGCGGCACATCGGTACGATTTACCAACAGTTGCATTTGGTGGATACGCTGCAAGTGATCCATAACGTCAATGCAGGACATTTGGGGCGCTGGTCGTTTTTGAAGGCGATGCTGTCGTTGATTTATCCCCAAGAGGTTGGTATAGCCCTGCAAGCCTTAGAACGCGTAGGTATTCCCGAAAAAATTTACACGCGCACCGATCAACTATCGGGGGGACAACAGCAACGAGTGGCGATCGCCCGTGTTTTGGTACAAAATCCCCTCGTAATCCTAGCCGATGAACCCGTGTCTAGCCTCGATCCTCAGCGCAGTCGCGAGGTGATGCAGCTTCTCAGTGATTTGGTGAAAGAATCGGGCAAAACCTTAGTGGTGAGTTTGCACTCTGTCGATCTGGCACTGGAGTTTTGCGATCGCGTCATGGGTTTGCGGGATGGACGCCTTCAGTTTGATGCACCGACAGCGGCGATCGCCCCGGAGATGCTGACCGATTTGTACCGTCTGGGAGAATCCGGTGACAACCGCTAG
- a CDS encoding (2Fe-2S)-binding protein, protein MTVINFVKEGKEVVAADGANLRLKAMENGIDIYTLKGKLLNCGGYGQCGTCIIEVVDGMENLSPRTDAENRKLKRKPDTYRLACQTLVNGAVSIKTKP, encoded by the coding sequence ATGACAGTTATTAATTTTGTCAAAGAGGGGAAAGAGGTTGTTGCTGCTGACGGAGCCAATCTGAGACTCAAAGCCATGGAGAATGGTATTGATATATACACATTGAAAGGAAAGTTGCTGAACTGCGGCGGGTATGGTCAGTGTGGTACATGTATTATTGAGGTTGTGGACGGTATGGAAAATCTTTCGCCTCGCACGGATGCTGAAAACCGCAAGCTAAAGCGTAAGCCTGACACCTATCGTCTTGCCTGTCAAACGCTTGTGAACGGGGCGGTCAGCATTAAAACCAAGCCATAG
- a CDS encoding putative selenate ABC transporter substrate-binding protein, which produces MKNRLFILAAAVLLPLAACTPSSTPDLEPTAPTSENVQPFVTGAIPDQDPEKLQRLYSKLADYLESELGVPVDYKPVTDYAAAVTAFKVGDLDMVWFGGLTGVQARLQVPGAEAIAQRDIDANFHSVFIANTASGIQPITDINELTTLKGHTFTFGSESSTSGRLMPQYFLDEAGVRLEDFKGDVGFSQSHDATLELVQAGTYDAGVMNEQVWNSRVEDGTVDPSNVQVIWRTPAYFDYHWVINPAVKERYGEDFVERVQAALMALDPNNPDEAEILELFGAEKFISTENANYEQIEAVGREIGKIQ; this is translated from the coding sequence ATGAAAAACCGGCTTTTTATCCTGGCAGCGGCAGTGTTGCTTCCCTTAGCAGCCTGTACCCCGTCTTCGACTCCCGATTTAGAACCAACGGCACCTACCTCTGAAAATGTTCAACCCTTTGTGACGGGCGCTATTCCAGATCAAGATCCGGAAAAGTTGCAGCGACTCTACAGCAAGCTAGCGGATTACTTGGAGTCTGAACTGGGTGTTCCCGTGGACTATAAACCTGTGACGGACTACGCCGCTGCGGTCACTGCGTTTAAAGTTGGGGATTTGGACATGGTGTGGTTCGGTGGATTGACAGGGGTACAGGCGCGCTTGCAGGTGCCAGGTGCGGAGGCGATCGCCCAGCGGGATATTGACGCTAATTTCCATAGTGTTTTCATTGCCAACACCGCAAGTGGCATTCAGCCGATTACGGATATTAATGAACTGACGACCCTAAAAGGGCATACCTTCACCTTTGGGAGCGAGTCTTCAACCTCTGGACGATTAATGCCCCAGTACTTTTTAGATGAGGCGGGCGTGAGGTTAGAAGACTTTAAGGGAGACGTTGGGTTTTCTCAATCCCATGACGCGACGCTGGAACTGGTGCAAGCCGGAACCTACGATGCGGGGGTAATGAATGAGCAAGTTTGGAATAGCCGCGTGGAAGATGGCACGGTTGATCCCTCAAACGTACAGGTCATCTGGCGGACTCCAGCCTACTTTGACTACCACTGGGTGATTAACCCAGCAGTGAAGGAGCGCTATGGGGAGGACTTTGTAGAGCGGGTACAGGCGGCTCTGATGGCCCTAGATCCAAACAATCCCGACGAAGCAGAGATCTTAGAACTCTTTGGCGCGGAAAAGTTCATTTCCACGGAGAACGCCAACTATGAGCAGATCGAAGCGGTAGGACGCGAAATCGGTAAGATCCAGTAA
- the psbB gene encoding photosystem II chlorophyll-binding protein CP47 has product MGLPWYRVHTVVLNDPGRLIAVHLMHTALVAGWAGSMALYELAVYDPSDPVLNPMWRQGMFVLPFMSRLGVTGSWAGWSVTGETGVDPGFWSFEGVAVAHIVLSGLLFLAACWHWVYWDLELFRDPRTGEPALDLPKMFGIHLFLSGLLCFGFGAFHLTGLFGPGMWVSDPYGLTGSVQPVAPAWGPEGFDPFNPGGIVAHHIAAGIVGIIAGLFHLIVRPPERLFKALRMGNIETVLSSSIAAVFFAAFVVAGTMWYGSAATPIELFGPTRYQWDQGYFQQEIERRVQASVADGDTYAQAWEAIPEKLAFYDYVGNSPAKGGLFRVGPMVKGDGIAQGWLGHPVFKDAEGRELSVRRLPNFFETFPVVLTDADGIVRADIPFRRAESKYSIEQTGVTVAFYGGELDGQTFTDPASVKRFARKAQLGEPFEFDTETLNSDGVFRTSTRGWFTFGHAVFALLFFFGHIWHGSRTLFRDVFAGIDPELSEEQVEWGFYQKVGDKSTRRTEKAV; this is encoded by the coding sequence ATGGGACTACCCTGGTATCGAGTGCACACTGTGGTCTTGAATGACCCAGGGCGCCTAATTGCAGTGCACCTAATGCACACAGCACTAGTGGCAGGTTGGGCTGGCTCAATGGCATTGTATGAGCTGGCTGTTTATGATCCGAGCGATCCAGTTCTCAATCCCATGTGGCGGCAAGGAATGTTCGTGCTTCCATTCATGTCTAGATTGGGTGTGACTGGATCTTGGGCAGGCTGGAGCGTAACGGGAGAAACTGGAGTTGATCCCGGATTCTGGTCATTTGAAGGCGTAGCCGTCGCTCACATTGTTCTGTCTGGCCTGCTGTTCTTGGCAGCTTGCTGGCACTGGGTTTACTGGGATCTAGAACTGTTCAGAGATCCTCGGACTGGCGAACCTGCCTTAGATCTGCCCAAGATGTTTGGGATCCACTTGTTCTTATCTGGTCTTCTCTGCTTCGGATTCGGTGCATTTCACCTCACCGGCCTGTTTGGGCCAGGAATGTGGGTATCTGACCCATATGGTCTGACGGGTAGTGTTCAGCCGGTAGCTCCAGCCTGGGGACCAGAAGGATTTGACCCCTTCAATCCTGGCGGTATCGTGGCTCATCACATTGCCGCAGGTATTGTTGGCATCATTGCTGGACTTTTTCACCTTATCGTTCGTCCCCCTGAGCGTCTGTTTAAGGCACTGCGGATGGGGAACATCGAAACTGTACTATCCAGCAGTATTGCAGCCGTGTTTTTTGCGGCCTTTGTTGTCGCAGGTACGATGTGGTACGGCAGTGCCGCTACGCCCATCGAGCTGTTTGGACCCACCCGCTACCAGTGGGATCAGGGATACTTCCAGCAGGAAATTGAGCGTCGCGTACAGGCTAGTGTTGCTGACGGCGATACTTATGCGCAGGCTTGGGAAGCTATTCCCGAGAAACTGGCTTTTTATGACTATGTCGGCAACAGCCCTGCGAAGGGTGGTTTGTTCCGTGTAGGGCCGATGGTCAAGGGTGATGGTATTGCCCAAGGCTGGCTAGGTCACCCTGTCTTCAAGGATGCTGAGGGTCGTGAGCTAAGCGTTCGTCGCCTACCGAACTTCTTTGAAACATTCCCGGTTGTGCTGACGGATGCTGATGGAATTGTTCGTGCTGACATTCCGTTCCGTCGTGCTGAATCCAAGTACAGCATTGAGCAGACGGGTGTGACGGTTGCCTTCTATGGTGGGGAACTTGATGGTCAAACCTTTACGGATCCGGCGTCTGTTAAGCGTTTTGCTCGTAAAGCTCAGCTTGGTGAACCGTTTGAGTTTGATACGGAAACGCTGAATTCGGACGGCGTCTTCCGCACCAGCACCCGTGGTTGGTTCACATTTGGTCACGCAGTATTTGCACTTCTCTTCTTCTTCGGTCATATCTGGCATGGTTCTCGGACTCTGTTCCGCGACGTGTTTGCAGGTATTGACCCCGAGCTTTCGGAAGAGCAAGTCGAGTGGGGTTTCTACCAGAAAGTGGGTGACAAGTCTACTCGTCGTACCGAAAAGGCTGTTTAG
- a CDS encoding photosystem II reaction center protein T, giving the protein MESIAYILVLVGALAVLFFAIAFREPPRITKD; this is encoded by the coding sequence ATGGAAAGTATCGCTTATATTCTTGTCCTTGTCGGAGCACTAGCTGTTTTGTTCTTTGCGATCGCCTTCCGCGAGCCACCCCGCATCACTAAAGACTAG
- a CDS encoding adenosylcobinamide-GDP ribazoletransferase: MPRVLNAKWTDRLLESPRRIAAALAFYTCLPIPGIATLDFQYVARSASLTGLIIGVMLSGLDTVLQTLHTPRFLENVLISLTWVGITGGLHLDGAMDTADGLSVQDPDRRLQVMADSVTGAFGAMAAIAILLIKVAALTDLTQGRIWALILVPAWARWGQQMAIASYPYLKAEGKGAFHKQALPSIHHAWPWALLLAGLGLVMPVTSSMMSVLGSFTCGAIALGWGAWFHQKLGGHTGDTYGAVVEWTEALSLGAIAILAAQ; this comes from the coding sequence ATGCCTAGGGTTCTAAACGCCAAGTGGACTGATCGTTTGTTAGAGTCGCCTCGTCGGATTGCTGCGGCTCTCGCGTTTTATACTTGTTTACCGATTCCTGGAATTGCCACCTTAGATTTTCAATACGTGGCTCGGAGTGCATCCCTCACGGGCTTGATCATCGGCGTAATGTTATCAGGTTTGGACACCGTATTACAAACGCTCCATACCCCACGGTTTCTAGAGAATGTTCTCATCAGTTTGACCTGGGTTGGTATAACGGGAGGTCTACATCTCGATGGCGCAATGGACACAGCCGACGGCCTATCTGTTCAAGATCCCGATCGTCGCTTGCAAGTGATGGCAGATAGTGTCACGGGTGCCTTTGGTGCAATGGCCGCTATCGCGATCCTGCTGATCAAAGTTGCTGCGCTTACAGATTTAACTCAAGGTCGTATCTGGGCACTAATTCTAGTACCCGCCTGGGCAAGATGGGGGCAGCAAATGGCGATCGCATCCTACCCTTACCTTAAGGCCGAAGGTAAAGGCGCGTTCCATAAGCAAGCCTTGCCCTCAATCCACCACGCATGGCCATGGGCATTGCTGCTAGCTGGCTTAGGTCTAGTTATGCCTGTCACTAGTTCGATGATGTCCGTATTGGGTTCTTTTACGTGTGGGGCGATCGCCTTGGGGTGGGGTGCATGGTTTCATCAGAAATTAGGTGGCCATACCGGAGATACTTATGGAGCCGTGGTTGAATGGACAGAAGCCCTCAGTCTTGGGGCGATCGCCATACTCGCCGCTCAGTAG
- a CDS encoding photosystem II reaction center protein M, which produces MQTNDLGFLATILFVLIPSLFLVILYIQTASSKASK; this is translated from the coding sequence ATGCAAACGAACGACTTAGGGTTTTTAGCAACAATCCTCTTTGTACTAATTCCAAGCCTGTTTTTGGTGATTCTCTATATCCAGACTGCAAGCAGCAAGGCTAGCAAGTAG
- the nrdR gene encoding transcriptional repressor NrdR, with protein MRCPFCQFPDNRVLESRSAESGQSVRRRRECLRCGRRFTTYERIEFVPVTVLKRSNERESFDRSKLLRGIVRACEKTDVSPARIEALVDEIESELQQRTTREVSSTEIGELVLERLQSLNEVAYVRFASVHRQFQGIRDFVEALNHLQKNAAHNEGETVSYPEPSPIAVRS; from the coding sequence ATGCGATGTCCATTCTGCCAATTTCCAGACAACCGTGTTCTGGAGTCCAGATCAGCGGAGTCCGGTCAAAGCGTTAGGCGTAGGCGCGAATGTCTAAGGTGTGGTCGGCGTTTTACGACTTACGAACGCATCGAATTTGTGCCTGTGACTGTGCTCAAGCGAAGTAACGAGCGTGAGTCTTTTGATCGTTCGAAGCTTTTAAGAGGAATTGTGCGTGCCTGTGAGAAAACAGATGTGAGTCCGGCTCGCATTGAAGCACTAGTGGATGAGATTGAGTCTGAATTGCAACAGCGCACCACACGGGAAGTATCCAGCACAGAAATTGGCGAACTTGTTCTAGAACGATTGCAAAGTTTGAACGAGGTTGCCTATGTGCGCTTTGCATCCGTACATCGACAGTTTCAAGGTATCCGTGACTTTGTTGAAGCACTCAATCACCTACAGAAGAACGCCGCTCACAATGAGGGTGAAACTGTGAGCTATCCGGAACCGTCTCCCATCGCTGTACGTTCATGA
- a CDS encoding neutral zinc metallopeptidase, with product MRWQMGRRSSNVEDRRGRSVGVPVVGGGIGMIILAVIIALLGGDPSIVLDQASQVTTSAPPSAQIDSPEQQELVEFVSVVLADTEDTWSQIFRKMGGNYQEPTLVLFTGTVQSGCGYAQAAMGPFYCPLDQKLYIDLSFYDDLKNRHGAPGDFAQAYVIAHEVGHHVQNLLGISDQVQRMQQRSSKVQANELSVRLELQADCLAGVWAAYTQQSDNVSLEPGDIEEALNAAASIGDDRLQKQAQGYAVPDSFTHGTSAQRVRWFTQGVKTGDPNQCNTFDARNL from the coding sequence ATGCGTTGGCAAATGGGACGCAGGAGCAGCAATGTCGAAGATCGGCGCGGACGAAGCGTAGGCGTTCCAGTTGTCGGTGGCGGCATTGGCATGATCATCTTAGCCGTAATCATTGCCCTCCTCGGTGGAGATCCTAGCATTGTCCTAGATCAGGCATCTCAGGTCACCACGAGTGCGCCTCCCAGCGCCCAGATTGATTCTCCTGAACAGCAAGAGCTGGTTGAATTTGTGTCCGTTGTGTTAGCCGACACTGAAGACACTTGGAGCCAAATTTTTCGGAAAATGGGTGGCAACTACCAGGAACCGACCCTAGTGTTGTTTACCGGAACAGTACAATCCGGTTGCGGCTATGCTCAAGCGGCGATGGGGCCTTTCTATTGCCCGTTGGATCAGAAACTCTACATTGATCTAAGCTTCTACGATGATCTGAAAAATCGTCATGGTGCGCCGGGTGACTTCGCTCAAGCCTACGTGATTGCCCATGAAGTCGGCCATCATGTCCAGAACTTGCTGGGCATTTCTGACCAGGTGCAAAGAATGCAGCAACGTAGCAGCAAAGTCCAAGCCAATGAGCTATCAGTGCGTTTAGAATTACAGGCCGATTGTTTAGCAGGGGTATGGGCAGCATATACGCAGCAAAGCGATAACGTCAGCTTGGAACCAGGCGATATCGAAGAAGCCCTGAATGCAGCCGCCAGCATTGGTGACGATCGCCTTCAAAAACAGGCGCAAGGCTATGCCGTTCCTGATTCCTTTACTCACGGCACATCGGCTCAGCGGGTGCGCTGGTTTACCCAAGGAGTAAAAACGGGCGATCCGAATCAGTGCAATACCTTTGACGCTAGAAATCTGTAA
- a CDS encoding ABC transporter permease subunit — protein sequence MGAIAFSLVTAGVFGKELFNPGGLPQLEGFLQASLHPDTSAEFLPIVWAATWVTLAYAVCGTVLSVGLGILGGILASEIWWDAVLPRQPYRRCFWGAIRSALALPRAIHELIWGLFFINILGLDPLVGILAIALPYGAIVAKIFSEILDETPREPLDALLNSGVAPLTAFAYTLLPQAFLNLLSYTFYRFECSIRSAAVLGIIGAGGLGYEIFLSLQSLRYEQLWTLFYALILLNGTVDVLSALLRHHLGSPSRLDFNLKKTQGWRRMVSIRDPWIVLTLVGLAVLIPLCFWSVGADASKLWSPRTFTLLQAMGEDAFPPTFELSEGRSLLILSWQTVAMSILAIALAGVGSILFSFPAARTFFLPGGLFSSGRMAGRRRAGAWLTLIGSRFTLLVCRAIPAPIWALVILYVIFPGILPGAIALGIHNLGILGRLMAEVNENLDQRPLIALQAQGASSPLVLLYGVLPINFTKFLAYILYRWEVCMRETVIVGLVGAGGLGRLLTEQLSSFDYSSVVVTLACFVLLTFAVDWVSQSARRSLR from the coding sequence ATTGGGGCGATCGCCTTCTCGCTAGTCACGGCAGGTGTTTTTGGCAAGGAACTGTTTAACCCTGGAGGCTTGCCTCAACTGGAAGGATTTCTCCAGGCTAGCCTGCATCCGGATACTAGCGCTGAATTTCTGCCAATCGTTTGGGCAGCGACCTGGGTAACGTTGGCCTATGCCGTTTGCGGTACGGTACTAAGTGTAGGTTTAGGCATTTTGGGTGGCATTTTGGCTTCGGAAATCTGGTGGGATGCAGTGCTACCCCGTCAGCCTTACCGTCGCTGTTTTTGGGGCGCGATCCGATCCGCTTTGGCACTTCCCCGGGCGATTCATGAACTGATTTGGGGACTCTTTTTCATCAACATTCTGGGGCTTGATCCCCTAGTGGGAATTTTGGCGATCGCCCTTCCCTACGGTGCGATCGTCGCCAAGATATTCTCAGAAATTTTAGACGAAACGCCGCGCGAGCCTCTTGATGCGCTCCTGAACAGCGGCGTTGCTCCGTTAACGGCTTTTGCCTATACCCTCCTACCCCAGGCATTTTTGAACCTGCTGTCCTATACCTTTTACCGCTTTGAGTGCTCGATCCGGTCGGCGGCGGTGTTGGGCATTATTGGTGCGGGCGGATTAGGTTACGAAATTTTTCTGAGTTTGCAATCGCTGCGATATGAGCAACTGTGGACGCTGTTTTATGCGCTGATTTTGCTCAATGGAACGGTCGATGTGCTGAGTGCGCTACTTCGACATCACCTTGGTTCCCCTAGTCGGCTGGATTTCAACCTGAAAAAAACGCAGGGATGGCGACGGATGGTGTCGATTCGTGATCCATGGATCGTGCTGACATTAGTGGGTTTAGCAGTGCTAATTCCCCTGTGCTTTTGGAGTGTTGGGGCTGACGCCAGTAAACTCTGGTCACCGCGCACATTCACGCTTTTACAAGCGATGGGAGAGGATGCATTTCCACCAACGTTTGAACTGTCCGAAGGGCGATCGCTCCTAATCCTGTCCTGGCAAACGGTTGCCATGTCAATTCTGGCGATCGCCCTTGCAGGCGTTGGCAGCATCCTGTTCTCGTTTCCGGCGGCGCGGACGTTTTTTCTGCCGGGGGGGCTTTTTAGTTCGGGGCGTATGGCGGGACGTCGTCGCGCGGGGGCTTGGCTAACGCTGATCGGGAGTCGGTTCACGCTATTGGTCTGTCGGGCGATTCCAGCTCCGATCTGGGCACTGGTGATTTTGTATGTGATCTTTCCCGGTATTTTGCCAGGAGCGATCGCTCTAGGGATTCATAACTTGGGCATTCTGGGGCGACTCATGGCGGAGGTCAACGAAAACCTCGATCAGCGTCCGTTGATAGCCCTGCAAGCACAGGGCGCATCCTCACCGCTTGTCCTGCTGTACGGTGTGCTTCCCATCAACTTCACTAAATTTCTGGCCTACATTCTCTATCGGTGGGAAGTCTGTATGCGCGAAACGGTAATCGTAGGATTAGTCGGAGCAGGAGGCTTGGGACGATTGCTGACCGAGCAACTCAGCAGTTTTGACTATTCGAGTGTGGTTGTTACCTTAGCATGCTTTGTACTGCTCACCTTTGCGGTGGATTGGGTGAGTCAATCGGCACGGCGATCGCTGCGGTAA